A window of Acinetobacter sp. 10FS3-1 contains these coding sequences:
- the repM gene encoding replication initiation protein RepM — protein MRDLVVKDNALINASYNLDLVEQRLILLAIVEARDSGRGINANDPLEVHAESYVNQFNVARQTAYQALKDACKDLFVRQFSYQEINKRGNVENVLSRWVSEIRYIDDEATVKLIFAPAIVPLITRLEEQFTKYELQQISNLSSAYAVRLYELLIAWRSTGQTPIIELAEFRQKIGVLDDEYTRMGNFKDRVLNLAIAQINEHTDINVQCQQHKKGRNISGFSFNFKLKKVVIAHNKEQTALEIFSKFTDAQRHLFASKLSELPEMNKYSQGTESYSQFAVRISEMLRDPQKFEELLPYLKKVGFNTK, from the coding sequence ATGCGGGACTTAGTAGTTAAAGATAATGCCTTAATTAATGCGAGTTATAACTTAGACTTAGTAGAACAACGTTTGATCTTATTAGCTATCGTCGAAGCAAGAGATAGTGGTCGAGGAATCAATGCAAATGACCCCTTAGAAGTGCATGCTGAGAGTTATGTAAATCAATTTAATGTTGCAAGACAAACAGCTTACCAAGCGTTAAAAGATGCTTGTAAGGATCTATTTGTACGTCAATTTAGCTATCAAGAAATTAATAAAAGAGGAAATGTAGAGAATGTTTTAAGTCGCTGGGTGAGCGAGATTAGATATATCGATGATGAGGCTACAGTAAAGTTAATATTTGCCCCTGCAATCGTGCCACTTATTACACGTTTAGAAGAACAATTCACTAAATATGAGTTACAACAGATTAGTAATCTCAGCAGTGCTTATGCTGTGCGGTTGTATGAATTATTAATTGCTTGGCGTAGTACGGGTCAAACTCCAATTATCGAACTAGCAGAGTTCAGACAAAAAATAGGCGTTCTTGATGATGAATATACAAGAATGGGAAATTTCAAAGATCGAGTATTAAATCTAGCTATTGCCCAAATTAATGAACACACCGATATTAACGTCCAATGTCAGCAACATAAAAAGGGACGTAATATTTCTGGTTTTTCATTCAACTTTAAACTGAAAAAAGTCGTTATAGCTCATAACAAAGAGCAAACTGCTCTTGAGATTTTCTCAAAATTTACCGATGCACAGCGTCATCTTTTTGCCAGTAAACTGTCTGAGCTTCCAGAGATGAATAAATATTCTCAAGGTACTGAAAGCTACTCACAATTTGCAGTTCGAATTTCTGAAATGCTACGAGATCCACAAAAATTTGAAGAACTA